A window of Oncorhynchus tshawytscha isolate Ot180627B linkage group LG10, Otsh_v2.0, whole genome shotgun sequence contains these coding sequences:
- the LOC112260726 gene encoding zinc finger protein 16-like, translated as MLFQENMTNCVTFQTKLSSVMDVLAKTAVAEISKMFDDGFAVLRLEMCRRENEIETLKRQLLFMENERQTTRSKTQEAGCSSTCSSSSSRTEEGQGSKGSDEDASERTSFEQNAREKNDQLDRNRPQPHAEEVEGLDEQYRSGHREKGSGVELVKREQVEEYDVISLHSSGSEHGTESSDHEETEFAVDERESQLWASLTERNCDSEGPDYHKCTEQYPLDQDTDIQLIQSAVEGLDSIPSSEMGDINRVMKEEMRAQSVWNDRRTPTDLVQAQPGQHRETMHLERTQDGTTTRVPSDKQTLANEGAGYSNVWLNSVFSLAPNGFNSAKVSPRRTPAREKWFVCSFCGKSFDRFGHLEMHQRIHTGEKPYSCVTCGRCFAQQSNLRTHQRVHRALRTNQTVY; from the exons ATGTTGTTCCAGGAGAATATGACTAATTGTGTTACTTTTCAAACCAAATTAAGCTCAGTTATGGATGTGTTGGCCAAAACTGCGGTGGCAGAAATAAGTAAAATGTTCGATGATGGGTTTGCTGTTTTACGCTTGGAAATGTGCAGAAGAGAAAATGAAATTGAAACCTTGAAAAGACAATTATTGTTTATGGAGAACGAACGGCAAACGACGAGGTCCAAAACGCAAGAAGCAGGCTGTTCTTCCACATGCTCGTCCTCTTCCAGCAGAACGGAGGAGGGACAGG GGTCCAAGGGGTCTGATGAGGATGCTAGTGAAAGGACTTCTTTTGAGCAGAACGCCAGAGAGAAAAATGACCAACTGGATCGAAATAGACCACAGCCACATGCAGAAGAAGTAGAGGGGCTTGATGAACAGTACAGGTCTGGCCACAGAGAGAAGGGTAGTGGAGTAGAGTTAGTGAAGAGAGAGCAAGTGGAGGAGTATGATGTTATTTCACTACATTCATCAGGAAGTGAACATGGCACAGAGAGTTCAGATCATGAGGAAACTGAGTTTgctgtggatgagagagagagtcagctctGGGCGTCTTTAACAGAGCGCAACTGTGACTCGGAGGGTCCAGATTACCATAAGTGCACAGAACAATATCCACTGGATCAAGATACAGACATACAGCTCATTCAAAGTGCAGTGGAGGGTCTCGATAGCATTCCATCTTCCGAGATGGGTGACATTAACAGAGTTATGAAAGAAGAGATGCGAGCACAGTCTGTTTGGAATGACAGAAGGACCCCTACAGATTTGGTTCAGGCACAGCCAGGACAGCACAGAGAAACCATGCACCTAGAGAGAACCCAGGATGGGACAACTACCAGAGTGCCGTCAGACAAACAAACACTAGCCAATGAGGGTGCAGGATATTCCAATGTTTGGCTAAACAGTGTATTTTCGCTTGCCCCAAATGGTTTCAACTCAGCAAAGGTATCCCCAAGGAGAACCCCAGCAAGAGAGAAGTGGTTTGTTTGCTCCTTCTGTGGAAAGAGCTTTGACCGGTTTGGTCACCTGGAGATGCATCAGCGGATTCATACGGGAGAGAAACCGTACAGCTGTGTCACGTGCGGGAGGTGTTTCGCTCAGCAGAGTAATCTCCGCACACACCAGCGAGTACACAGGGCCCTCAGAACAAACCAAACTGTCTACTGA